The Cyclobacterium amurskyense genome contains the following window.
ATCCAGTGTTCCAGCCAATGAGGCCATTTCTCCATACCCCGCTCTCTTCTCAGAGGTTATGTGTTTAACAATTCCTTGATTGGTAGTTATTTCACCTTCCGCCACATTCCAACTTTGGGCTGCAGCCTGCACAATCAGTTTCCTTGCAGTAGCTCCCGCTGTACGTAAAGGAATCCAACCCTGCCTTATCCCCTGACTCCCCCCTGTAAACTGCCTGTCAAACCTTTCAGGATAAAAATCTGCCTGTTCAACGGTGACCATTTTCCAATCTACATCCAACTCTTCAGCCAACAACATAGGTAAAGAAGTTTTTACATTGGAGCCAAATTCAGGGTTGGGGTTAAATAGAGTAACCACCCCATTGTCTCCAATTTTAATATAACTATTCAATTCAAACCATTCATCCGGCATGGTCAGCACATCTTCCGACTTTGGTTGACAACCCGCTAGCCAACTAAAACTAAGCATCATACCTCCTCCGGCCAAGGCAGAAACTTTCAGGAATGATCTTCTATCTAATTTATTATCTGTAAAAGCCATAATTCTAATAGTTTAAGCGTTTTGGGAGGCAGTTTTAATTGCAGCTCTAATTCTCGTATAGGTTCCACATCGGCATATATTACCATTCATGGCCTGGTTAATCTCTTCATCATTTGGACTAGGGTTCTTCTTCAAAAGGGCTGAAGCTGACATGATTTGCCCTGCTTGACAATATCCGCATTGTGGTACATCATGTTCCATCCATGCTTTTTGAACGGGATGGTCTCCTTTCTCAGAAAGCCCTTCAATGGTTGTAATCTCAGCCTCTTCCACGGAAGATACTGGTAATTGACAAGCCCTTATAGCATTTCCATCCATATGAATGGTACAAGCACCACATTGGGCAATACCACAGCCAAATTTAGTTCCTACCAGATCCAAATGATCTCTCAAAACCCAAAGCATTGGTGTATTTGGGTCTACGTCTACCTGATGCAATTTCCCGTTAATTTTAAGCTTGAATTGTGCCATTAGTCTTTGTATTTGGTTCTAAATTAATGCTTTACAGCATTGAAATCAAATGGATATTTTTTTTTATCAACTTATACCTGAGTTCCTTCACATTATAAAAGCTGGTTTCAGCCATTCAATTGATTTATAAATGGTTGATCATAAAACCTCTTTCCTGTAGCCTTATACAAGGCATTGGCCACTGCTGCGAAAATAGGTGGATAGGCAGGCTCTCCTAAACCTGTAGGATCTTCGCCATTTTCTACAAAATAGGTGGCTATGGATTTGGGAGCTTCTTTCATTCGAATCATCCGGTATGTATCAAAATTGGATTTATTTATTACCCCATCCTCAATTCTTAGTTCCCCAAACATGGCTGTCCCAATTCCATCAATTACTGCCCCTTCACAAAGATTTCTTGCTGCATCCGGGTTTACAACAATTCCACAATCTATCACATTTGTCACCTTCTCAAAGTGAACTTCACCATTTATTATCTTCAAATCAACTACCTGAGCAGCATAACTATTGTGGCAATAATAAGCTGAAACACCTTGATGCACTCCTTCAGGAGCATTTCCCCAGTTTGCCTTTTTCTTCACCATTTCTAAAACCTTGGCATAACGTTCCGGATTGTAATCGTTATTATCACCCACAGGGTTTTCCTTTGCCCTTTGTAACAATTTCAATCGAAACGCTATAGGGTCCTGCCCCGATACTTCCGCGATTTCATCTAAAAATGATTGCTCCACGCAAGCCATAAAATTTGACCTGGGTGCACGAAAGGAACCGGTGGTAATATTTGAAGCTACTTCCCAACCTTCAGCTAAATAGTTGGGCACAGCTCCTGCGGGAAATCTATTGGCGTACAATGGATTTTCAGGTAAGCCGCCAGCATTGACATGAAAAGCTACCAATTCATTTTTGATGTTAAATCCTGCACGATAGGTAGCTTGGTAGCGGGACCGGTATACTCCTGCAGTCATTTCGTCTTCCCTATTGTAAAGAAGTTTTATAGGCATGCCTGTTTTTTGGGAAATCACTGCTGCTTCAATTAACCAATGGGCATAAGATCTGCGCCCATAGCCCCCTCCAAGTCTTGTCATGGATATTTCAATATTTTCAATAGGGATCCCTAGCCTGTCAGCAAGTGCCTGTTCCGTTAATTCAGGCTTCTGTAAAGGCCCTGCACAAAACACCTTATCACCTTGAACATGGGCAAAAAAATTCATAGGTTCCATACAGTTGTGAGCCAGAAATGGCCCGGAAAAACTTCGTTCAATTACCCTAGTAGCTTTTTCGAATTCTTTTATAGGATCACCATCCATCCTTTGTTTCTGAGGGCTCATGGCGGCATGCCTCATTTTATGTTCCTGCTCGGCACTATTCTCCAATCCTTCAGGAACCACTCTTACTCCGGCTCTACCAAACATGTCACGTTTTTCTTCAAAACCTTTCTGAATTTCCCATGAAACTGTAACAGCTTTTTTGGCCTGTTGAACTTGCCAAGTACTAACTCCAACCACAGCAATAAGATCTGTAAATTGAACGGTGTCAAAGAAAGTTCTTTTATAATCAACCTGAAGGGATTTAATGGCAAATACGTCCTTTATTCCCGGCATTGCACGCGCTCGATTGGCGTCAAAAGATTTCAATTTCTTGCCAATGGCCGGCGGATGAATAATCATCGCATAAAGCATTCCCGGTTTTTTGAAATCTATGCCGAAAAGCGGTTTTCCTGTTATAATTTTATGTAGATCAACGTTCTTTTTAGAAGTTCCAATAATTCTAAAATCCTGGACTTCCTTTAATTTAACATCTTCCGGTATGGGTATAGTGGCTGCCAATGCGGCTAAACTCCCATAGTCTGCTTTTCTTTTTCCTGAAATATCCAACACAAAACCGGAAGCTGTTTTAATTTCACTATCAGGAATATCCCAGGTTTTTGCAGCTGCTAAGATTAACATCCGGCGTGCAGTGGCTCCTGCCGTTCGCAATGCTTTCCAACCGGTACGAATAGCCTGGCTTCCCCCAATAAATTGCCGTGTAAAATTGTCCGTATCTAAAGGGGCTTGTTCTACAATAACTTTGTTCCAATCGACATCAAGCTCCTCGGCTATAATCATCGGCATAGAGGTCTTTACATTTTGTCCACCTTCGGGATTGGGAGACATCAAAGTGATACTTCCATTTTCTCCGATTCGAATGTAACCATTCAACCTGAACCAGTTTTTTGGCATAACTAGGCTTTCTTCCTCTTTAGGTTTACAGCTGACAATCCAGCTGAAACTCAAAGCCATCCCTCCTCCGGCTAAAGCCGAAATTTTCAGAAATGACCTTCTGTTGAAGATGCTAGCAGGCCTAGGCATGTCTTTTTATTTTATAGGTAATATAAATAATTAAGTTACTCATTTTCAGCCCTAAAAACTAACATTCGATCATTTTCCCATGGGACTATTGTTCATGAAATGAAGAAACAGAAGTGAATATTTGTAGGCTTTCCAACCATTTATTTACTGCTTGTCTTACTTCCGTTTCTTTTTCACCTTCCATAACATATAAAATACCATCGCGCTCTATGCCTCCTTGAGTGGAGAAACCTTTCAATACATGGCTTTTAGGGCAAAACTTTTTTACAGTTTCGAAACTACTTCCAATGCCAAAACCTGCATTGGTATTAAATGGAATCACTGTTTTAGCTTCAAAGTCATTTTCACTAAGAAAAGTTTTCATAGGTGGTGGAAGTTGCATCCCCCAAGTAGGAAAACCTACATAGATGATCTCATATTCTTTAAGACTAATTTTTGTTTTCAGATGTGGCAAAATATTTTCTTCATTTTCCTTTGCCACCTGAGCAACAACAGCATCATACCCTTTCGGATAAGGGGTTTCAAGTTTTAAACTTACAAGTTTTCCACCAACTTTTTCATGAATCATTTCGGCTACAGCTTTGGTATTATTGGTCCGTGAAAAATAGACAATCAGGATTTTGTTAGCATGCACTTCATCAACATAATTCATGAATTCAGATTGAGTTTGGCCCAAGCAACTCAGAGAATAAAAGGTGAAAATAAGCAACAGATTTAATCTCATTAGTTTAGTAAGTTAGTGGTTGCCTGCTCCAATCAATTTGGTAAAAGAGAGGGCAGCCAACTTCCAGCCATCTGCTTTTTTTATATATACCTCAGTGACTTCAAATGGGTTGGTAACTTCATTCCCACCCACCTCTGCAGTCAGGGTGATTCGATTCAGTAAAATGGCCGTATCGTTTATTAATTTTACAGAAACCTTATGTATTTCGGCATTTTTATACCAAATGCCACCACTACGAATAATATCCACTTCACGCTCCTTCCCCCAAGAACCTCCCATATGAACGAACACCGCTTTATCATCAAAGAGTTCAGCCAATTTATCACCCTCCTTCTCTGCCATCCACTGCCATTTGTTTTTAGAAAGTTCGATGATTTCTTGTTCCGTTTCTTCCTCTTGACCAAAGGCAAATGGTGAGGTCAGCAATAGGATTATTAATCCAAAAATCGTCCTTTTCATAGGTATAATAAGTAGAGTTAATGTTCAATTTCGTGGGTATCTCTAACACTGCTAAAGGTAAAAACCAGCATTTTCCAGTCCTCTCCCTGCTTTTCATACACTTCTGTTACTGTAAATTCATTTTCTACATCATTTCCTCGAACAAAAGCGGTCAAAGTGATTCTGTTCCATACTACTGCAATGTTACCTGAAAGCTCTACCACTGAATCATGAACTTCAGCATTTTTATACCAGATGCTTCCCGTTTCAATAATCTCCAATTCACGATCTTTTTTCCAGCTTCCACTCATATGGACAAACCTAGCCTTATCGTCAAAGAGATCATCCAGTTTCGACACTTCCTTTTCAGCCATCCATTGCCACTTGTCCATAGAGAGTTTTTTTATTTCCTGCTCTATGGCAGATTGAGCAAAAGTGATGGAATTGCATATAAAAATAAGACCAAACAGGCATAAGTACTTTTTCATTTAAATCTGGGTTTTGATAATTAATTTTTTATTCCTGGAAATAATAAAAGCCATTCATTCATTACGAATAGACAAAAAAATTTCTAAATATTTAACCCAAATCAATAGAATGCATGGTTCTCTCATCCGAATGTCAAATTTGATCTACGAATGAATAGGGCTTCTATTAAAGCATGATCGGCAGGTGTTGGCATTACCACTTATTGGATTAAAAACACCTACTGTAGATCAGTACTGTCCTTTGGATGATTACTATAAAATTGTGTTATTTAAAAAGCTATATTTCCAGAATGAAAAATAATTTTATTTCGCGACCGGCCTTCTATGTGCTGCATGTCTTTTTTTGGCTATGCTATGGGACGATTCTGTACGCCTCCTTAGGCAATTGGATCAATTCTTCTCGGGAAATTTCGAGAGCGGTAGTTTCTGATGTCTTAACTTCCTCGGCCATTGCCTATTTGAATTATTACCTTCTACTTCCAAAACTTTATAAAAAAGGGAAATATACTGGATACATTTTGGCTTCCATTGCAGTGGTCGTTACCATAGTCTTACTGAGGGTAAACCTGTTAGGAATGACCCACAGGTCTGTAACCTATACCTACTTTATTCGATCAGTACCTGCCTTTGGCTTTTACCTTATCACCACCGTCATTTGGTTTTTTGCCAATATGATATCAGCGCAGCGAAATGAAATTGAACTTAGAAACAGTCAATTAGCAACTGAGTTGAAGTTTCTAAAACTTCAATTAAGTCCACATTTTCTTTTCAACACCTTGAATAATATTTATTCAATGGCTTATTTCAAGGAAAACAATACCGCTCCGGCGATTATGAAACTTTCCGAGATGATGCGACATATGCTTTATGAAGACCAAGGGCGGTATGTTTCACTTTCCAGAGAAATCAAATTCATGGAAAATTTCATTGAATTATGGAGGTTAAAACTGGATGAAAAGCCACGGATTACGTTTAATTATGAAGGGGTATTGGAAAGGCATAGGGTTGCCCATTTGATTTTTTTGGTTTTCCTTGAGAATGCCTTTAAGCATGGCAATACCATAGACGGAAGGATAGCAATAAAGCTTAGGATAGATGCAGAAGACATCCTTCACTATTACATTAGAAATGATGTGATCCTTGCCCGTAAGACAGCTGAGGAAGAAAGTGGGGTTGGCCTCCTGAATGTAGAAAAAAGGCTAAACCTAATTTACCCGAGCAAACACGAGTTGATATTAAATCAAAATAACACCTCCTTTGAAGTAAAATTAACCCTGGATCTAAAATGAAATACCATATTCTTATCGTAGACGACGAGCCTCCTGCCAGAAAATTACTTATGGACTATGTTTCCAAACTTGCTGATTTAGAATTGGTGGGTCTTTGCAGCAACGGCGAAGAGGCCTTAGGGGTATTAAAGAAGTATCCTGTAGATATTCTATTGCTGGACATCCGCATGCCATTGATGACAGGTATGGATTTATTGAATGAAATTAGTAACAAGCCATTAACAATTTTTGTGACAGCCTATGAGGAATATGCAGTAAAAGGCTATGAATTGGATGTGATTGATTACCTGATGAAGCCAGTTTCATTCGAGCGTTTTAAAAAAGCCATTGAAAAGGCCATTGAATACCTGTCAGTACAAATTACAACCAAGCCAGCCAAAGAAACCACAGACTATTTTTTTATAAAAACAGATACCCGCATTGTCAAAATTAGGTATGAGGAAGTTCAAGCCATAGAAGCCCAAAGAGAATACATCAAAATCATCACCCCAAACAGGAAAGTTATGTCTTTGATTTCCCTTACAAATGTAGCCCATGGTTTACCGGAGAATTTTGTTCGCATCCACCGTTCATTTATTATCAATATGAGCCAAATTGATGAAGTTCAATCCAATGAAATTTTGATAGGAAAATCCTATTATCCCATTAGCAGGAATTACCGAGAAGCATTTTTCAAAAAACTGGAAGAAAGAAGGTTGTAATCATAAAGTATCAATTTGTTTTCCGGCGCTTTTCAGTTTACCTGAAGTACATACCCCCTACCTCGAATATTTTTGAGTTGAATATTCGGATCTTGCAATAGCTTTTTGCGAAGTTTGGAGACAAACATATCCAGGCTTCTGCCCACAAATACCCCCTCATCTTCCCATATTTCTTTTAGCAGGTGGTCTCTCTCAAGCATTTCGTTTGGGTGCAAGGCAAATAGGGTTAGCAACTTATTTTCTTTTTGGGAAAGTTGGATTTCCTCTGTTCCAATTTTCAAAAGCTGTTTACTGTGATACAGTTCAAACTTCCCGATACCCACGGATTGACTATTGCCCATGTGCTTACTCTTGCTGGGCTTAAGTGCATTTTTATTGTATATCAACAAAAAGCCAAAGGCCAAAATCCCAATGATGATCGGTACAGAAAAGTTGGATACCCTCATTGTATTGTGATCAAACCGGATTTTGATGCTATAGCAATCTTTTGGCTGCAAACGTCCCTGACATGGAATTAGGGTTTTGTCTTTGTGACTGGACATTTGATAACTGTAAACAACCTGATTCTCTATGCATTCCACAACATTAACTTGGTATTTACCTTCTGCTTTTTTGCCCACCAAGCCTTCCCCCAAACCCTTATGGATAACTTTAACCAAACTGTCCGGGTCAAATTGGAAAGGGTTTTCAAATACAATACTATATTCACTCTCGCTGATTCTCTTGATTGGCAAAACCCTAGAAGTGCTATCTCCTGAGGCAAGCAAGATTTGGTGCCCCACATTCCTCAACCTGATTTCTCTGTTTTCTGCAAAATCATCTGACTTCCATGGCCACAGAAGGATCATGGTAAAAATCATGGTGAATATTCCGATTCCGGCAGGTTGTATCAGTTTTTTCATTACTCAAATATAAGGTTAAATAGAAGTCATCTTTCAATTTTACCTTGATTTACAATCTTTTTACATTCTATTTACCATCTTGACTTTGGATAGCTTTAGGTTTGGACCTGCTTAACAAATAAAAAATGAAAAAACACTTAAGATTATTTTCCTGGCTAATGCTGTTGGTTTTTAACACTTCATGTAAAGATCAAGTTAAAAATGACCAAGAAAAAAACCAATCCAATTTCCAAAGCAATAATTCAAACACTTCCAACGCTCCTAATTCAATTGTACGTAATATAGTGCAAGATGGCAAAGGCAACATTTGGATGGCTACCTGGGAAGGGGTGTTTCGGTATGATGGAAAGTCTTTTACCAATGTAACAAAGCAAGTAAGTTCAGCTCGCTTCTTTTCAGTTTTGGAAGACAGCAAAGGCAATATGTGGTTTGGAAGTATTGGATCAGGTGTATATTATTTTGATGGAAAAGACTTTCAAAATTTCACAACCAAGGAAGGGCTTCCGAATAATGAGATTACCAGCATTTATGAGGACAAAGCCGGCAACATTTGGCTTGGCACAAATGGGGGCATAAGCCTGTACAATGGGAAATCATTTCAGAATTTTATATTGGCTGAAGATAATATAGTTGAAGATAATACGGGAAAAACTGTTCCGGATTTTACACGTCCCTCTAACGAAGTCAATTCTATCATTGAAGACAAAACGGGCAAATATTGGTTTGCCACAAGGGGCAACACCTATCTTTATAACGGAAAAACATTTACCATTGTAAGCCATAAGGAGAAGCCGTTTACCAATGTTCGATCTATCATTCAAGATAAAAAAGGAAACATTTGGCTTGGGGGAAATGATGGCCTATGGCGCTACGACCCTTCGACTTCGCTTAGGGCTGGTGCGGGTGAGTTTACCAACATCAGCAAAAATTTTATTGGATACATTCATGAGGATGAAAAAGGAAATATTTGGACAAGTTCACAAACCATCGAAGGATCCTGGGTACCTACACTTTACTATTCCAATACCTTTCTAAACAAAAAACCTTCTGCAACCTTAATAAATACAAAAGAAATAAAGATACTTTTCGGGATCCTAGCAGCCAAGGATGGCAGTATTTGGTTCGGTTCGGAGGGAGTATATCGATACAACAGAAAAACCATAACCGATTTTAGAAGTAAATAGGTCCCAAAACATGGCATACTGGGTGTAGGCAACTACACCCTGTTACCCTACCATTTTGCAATCGAAAAGTGGAATGAATTGATAATAATTCACGGCTATTTAACCTTGTAATCTTACAAAAATACTGACATTAGTAAACTCCTCTTTTATTCCCAACTGATGCATCCAGCGAATCTATTCACTTTCCATTCAACACTGCTTCGAAACCAAAAAACTACCGAGAGGTGATTTACAACCTCCACTTAATCAATGATTTCGGTAGACCTAGGACTATCTTTTATTCAATATGTCTTTTATTCACATTAAGGACTTTCCGACACATCTATAAGAATAATAGCAAGCGCCCGTTTTAGGGGAATGACTTTTTGCTTGATAGTGATGAAAATCGCAACTTTTAATCCGGTAGCATGTTGGCGGGTTGGCTATTATGGTTTGGGTAGAGCGTTTGGGGACGGTTTATGAATCAAGTTTAGCAAGGTCATCTTTATTTGGCCACAAAAGCAATACTTCTAACCTTTCAGCATTGTAGCTATAAAAAAGTGTATTGTGAGGACTTAATTGGAACTCTCTTGCTCCTTCTTTCCTTTCAGATTACTTAAAACTTTGAGGGGATTGACTTATTTGTTTTAGTGCGTCTTCTATGCGTTAGAAGAATTTCTTTATTTCTTTTTCGGTCCAGTTTTCTTCCAGATAGTCAACAATTCTGTCCAACTGGTTCTCGCTTCTTCAGACCAAACTATTTCTAAAGCCATTTTTCATATCTTTTTCGCACCTCCCTATGAGGTTTCACCTTGCCTTCCCTAACTTGTTGCATGGCTTTTTCCAACTTCACTTCAAGCTCTGACTCTTCCTTTAGCATTTCTTCTATTTTTGCTAATTGCTCATCAGAAGATTGCATTACTTTTTGTATGATTTTGTATTTCCTAGTCCATATGTTCATGGTACTGGTAATTAATAACCCATAGTAAATATAACATTTATTATCATTTTTAGATTCAATCGCTTATTAAAGCATGATTTCTTTCTATCGTTTATTTGAGGCATTCGGTTTTGACTGATGGATGGATGTAATCACAAGAAAATCATTCTTTTGAGAATTTGGCATAGTATCGCTTCGGTGAAATGGAAAATAAAAACGAAGTAACTTATTTTCCATTTCACCACTTAATAGAAGGTCAATTTCTAATTTAGGGTTATTTCCCTACAGCCTTCTCAATACCTTATTTCCCACATCCAAGCTCTCCTGCTTTCGATGGAAGTTTGGATAAACTCCCGAGCTATGTCTAGATATTCAGTACCTGATACTTCTCTCCCTCTCATTCTCTTTGGCAGGGAGATGATTTCTTCAGGTTCTCCAAAAGTGATTTTCTCGGCTTCTACGATGAGCATACCATCATTAATATCATAAGCCAAAATCAAACCTGGAAGCCCGAATTGCTCCTCCGGACCCGTTGGAACGGGGATATCTGAGGCGAACCAAGCAGTGATCTTTTGGCCTTTAATGCTGTCTTCAGACACAGCTTTCATGCACATGTGACCCAGTATATCACGTATTTCGTTCATTACTCTCCATTTTGGAGTATTTAAGCTGTCACGGACGATGTAAGTTTTGCCCATTTGATCCATGTATTTCAAATAGGTCTGGTCTTCAAAATTGTTTTCAATGAAATAGTCTTTTACCTGCCAAGAGTAGCTTTGGACTTGATAGGGTTCTCCAAATGTATAAAGACTTTTTTCCGGCCAAAACTGAAGTTTCATCCGAGTACTATAGCCTTCAGGATTACTCCAAGTGAGTAGGATCCTATCCTTTTCTTGCTCAGTAATGTGAGGCAAATTGGAGTATATTTTATCATAGAATATCCGGTAGCGATATTCTACCTCTCCTACTATATTTTGGGCTTTTAGACCTGTAGAAATTAATAATAGGATAAGGATCTTTAGGCATTTTAATTTCATTGTTTTAATGTTTTAAGAATTGGCTGAATCAGAATATGTGAAATAGATTTGCAAAATACACCAGCATTCAAACCTATTTAACTATATATAACATTGTAAATTAGAAAGAATCAACTTTTTCACTCAAAAGCCAGAGGATTTATATCGCTTAAAAAGCAAATATAAATTAAATCACAACTACTATTGATCATGCCCAAACGGTAAACTTAATTTTCCATTTAAGAAGCTGACCTTATTTATTTAGCGACTATAGAATCTTCCCAATTACTCCACTATCTACGTTTTTTCACTTCTATTCCCCGCATATTGTACGTTACTCCGAGTAAGAAATACCTTGATAGTGTTTCAATCCTACCGGTGGAAACGTAATTTTGACCTGCATATTGGCTGATGGTTTGATTTTGCTTGAAGACGTCATAAGCGGATAGCCTGACTTCCCATTTTTTAGCCTTGCCGAGTAGTTTATAGACGAATGCATTAAGAATAGGTACTTCTTGATCAAATCCAAAACTTTCGTTCTTATATCGGTTATAGTTGAATTTTACATCTAAATAAAAATCTTTGGGGAATTTTAGGTTCATATTACTATAAGCACTCCAATTTATTATGTCTTGGTTTCGGGACGGATTCTGTTCGTATTTTGTTTTGCTAAGCCTGAAGGATGACCCGGTATATAAGCTAAACCATTCTAAAGGTGTCAGATTGAAATTAACCCCAAAGTTATTGCCGGAAGTTTGGGTCTCTGTCTCCACTGAGTTGATGAGGGCAAGGCTTTTAGTATAGGAGGGATTTGCATATAAGTATGCGGAAGCCTTGGTTTTTACGATAGGAAAACCAAAACCTAAATAAGGGTTAAAACGCTGCCCTCCTGAAACATTGCCAGCCTTGTAGGTAGTGACAAAGGTTTCCGGGTCTATGGTTTGATTTTGAACTACTTGATTCTGATAGAATGTTGAATTGAATGAAACCCGCAAATTTATAAATGAAACAGGATCATACATGCTATACCCAGTATTGAATGAATGGGATACCTGAGGCTCTAAATCAGGATTTCCTTCTCTTATATACAATGGGTTAGAAATGTCCTTGTATGGCTGCAAGTCGGCGATATTTGGGGGATTGACGCCCATGTTATAACCTGCGCTGATGCGCTTGTTCCCTTTCATTGTTTTATAGAAAGTTACATTAGGTGTTAAATTGAGGTAACTCTTGTTCACTCGGCCCAATATCTCACTATCCTTTAAGACTGAAAATTGTCCATTTAGCCGATAGTTGGAAGCGGCTAACCCAACGCTTAAGTTGGAGCCTTTGTTGGCATATCGGATACTAGAACCAAATCTGTTGTAGGTAATTGTATTTTCAAAAAATCGACTGAGGTCCGGATTTAGCTCTTGGGTGTCGCTTGACTCCACATCGTATACTTGCCGGTTGGTTTCGCTCTGTGACTGGCTGAAATTGTAGAAAGTCTCCCAAAAAAATATTTTTTTGATTGGTTCCACAAAGAGTAGGCTTGACTTGATCAAGTTGGAGCCATTCAGTGCCTGGTTCAATTGATCCAAGTTTCGGAAATAGGTATTTGGATCTGTGGAGTTCATGAGATCTACAACTGATTTTTGTATACCATTTTGGTCTGCCTTACTATAGGTGTCACTGATACTGGCTGCAAAGTTTCGTCCGTTTTTCTTGAATTTATGCCTATATATTGCTGTGCCCTGAAAGGCCCCTGACCATTTATCCGATTGGTTGTTCCTATCCATTTGGCTTTGCTCCGTACTGCTGCGAATCAGCTCTTGATGGCTGGCCAAGTAAGTCGTAAGTGAACTTAGCCTTCCTTTTACGTTAATGGTGATAGTATTGGCGCTGTCTAATTCGTTTTGAAAACGAAGATTTACCCGATGG
Protein-coding sequences here:
- a CDS encoding (2Fe-2S)-binding protein, which codes for MAQFKLKINGKLHQVDVDPNTPMLWVLRDHLDLVGTKFGCGIAQCGACTIHMDGNAIRACQLPVSSVEEAEITTIEGLSEKGDHPVQKAWMEHDVPQCGYCQAGQIMSASALLKKNPSPNDEEINQAMNGNICRCGTYTRIRAAIKTASQNA
- a CDS encoding xanthine dehydrogenase family protein molybdopterin-binding subunit, which gives rise to MPRPASIFNRRSFLKISALAGGGMALSFSWIVSCKPKEEESLVMPKNWFRLNGYIRIGENGSITLMSPNPEGGQNVKTSMPMIIAEELDVDWNKVIVEQAPLDTDNFTRQFIGGSQAIRTGWKALRTAGATARRMLILAAAKTWDIPDSEIKTASGFVLDISGKRKADYGSLAALAATIPIPEDVKLKEVQDFRIIGTSKKNVDLHKIITGKPLFGIDFKKPGMLYAMIIHPPAIGKKLKSFDANRARAMPGIKDVFAIKSLQVDYKRTFFDTVQFTDLIAVVGVSTWQVQQAKKAVTVSWEIQKGFEEKRDMFGRAGVRVVPEGLENSAEQEHKMRHAAMSPQKQRMDGDPIKEFEKATRVIERSFSGPFLAHNCMEPMNFFAHVQGDKVFCAGPLQKPELTEQALADRLGIPIENIEISMTRLGGGYGRRSYAHWLIEAAVISQKTGMPIKLLYNREDEMTAGVYRSRYQATYRAGFNIKNELVAFHVNAGGLPENPLYANRFPAGAVPNYLAEGWEVASNITTGSFRAPRSNFMACVEQSFLDEIAEVSGQDPIAFRLKLLQRAKENPVGDNNDYNPERYAKVLEMVKKKANWGNAPEGVHQGVSAYYCHNSYAAQVVDLKIINGEVHFEKVTNVIDCGIVVNPDAARNLCEGAVIDGIGTAMFGELRIEDGVINKSNFDTYRMIRMKEAPKSIATYFVENGEDPTGLGEPAYPPIFAAVANALYKATGKRFYDQPFINQLNG
- a CDS encoding flavodoxin family protein, with amino-acid sequence MRLNLLLIFTFYSLSCLGQTQSEFMNYVDEVHANKILIVYFSRTNNTKAVAEMIHEKVGGKLVSLKLETPYPKGYDAVVAQVAKENEENILPHLKTKISLKEYEIIYVGFPTWGMQLPPPMKTFLSENDFEAKTVIPFNTNAGFGIGSSFETVKKFCPKSHVLKGFSTQGGIERDGILYVMEGEKETEVRQAVNKWLESLQIFTSVSSFHEQ
- a CDS encoding nuclear transport factor 2 family protein, which encodes MKRTIFGLIILLLTSPFAFGQEEETEQEIIELSKNKWQWMAEKEGDKLAELFDDKAVFVHMGGSWGKEREVDIIRSGGIWYKNAEIHKVSVKLINDTAILLNRITLTAEVGGNEVTNPFEVTEVYIKKADGWKLAALSFTKLIGAGNH
- a CDS encoding nuclear transport factor 2 family protein, translating into MKKYLCLFGLIFICNSITFAQSAIEQEIKKLSMDKWQWMAEKEVSKLDDLFDDKARFVHMSGSWKKDRELEIIETGSIWYKNAEVHDSVVELSGNIAVVWNRITLTAFVRGNDVENEFTVTEVYEKQGEDWKMLVFTFSSVRDTHEIEH
- a CDS encoding sensor histidine kinase is translated as MKNNFISRPAFYVLHVFFWLCYGTILYASLGNWINSSREISRAVVSDVLTSSAIAYLNYYLLLPKLYKKGKYTGYILASIAVVVTIVLLRVNLLGMTHRSVTYTYFIRSVPAFGFYLITTVIWFFANMISAQRNEIELRNSQLATELKFLKLQLSPHFLFNTLNNIYSMAYFKENNTAPAIMKLSEMMRHMLYEDQGRYVSLSREIKFMENFIELWRLKLDEKPRITFNYEGVLERHRVAHLIFLVFLENAFKHGNTIDGRIAIKLRIDAEDILHYYIRNDVILARKTAEEESGVGLLNVEKRLNLIYPSKHELILNQNNTSFEVKLTLDLK
- a CDS encoding LytR/AlgR family response regulator transcription factor; its protein translation is MKYHILIVDDEPPARKLLMDYVSKLADLELVGLCSNGEEALGVLKKYPVDILLLDIRMPLMTGMDLLNEISNKPLTIFVTAYEEYAVKGYELDVIDYLMKPVSFERFKKAIEKAIEYLSVQITTKPAKETTDYFFIKTDTRIVKIRYEEVQAIEAQREYIKIITPNRKVMSLISLTNVAHGLPENFVRIHRSFIINMSQIDEVQSNEILIGKSYYPISRNYREAFFKKLEERRL
- a CDS encoding winged helix-turn-helix domain-containing protein; amino-acid sequence: MKKLIQPAGIGIFTMIFTMILLWPWKSDDFAENREIRLRNVGHQILLASGDSTSRVLPIKRISESEYSIVFENPFQFDPDSLVKVIHKGLGEGLVGKKAEGKYQVNVVECIENQVVYSYQMSSHKDKTLIPCQGRLQPKDCYSIKIRFDHNTMRVSNFSVPIIIGILAFGFLLIYNKNALKPSKSKHMGNSQSVGIGKFELYHSKQLLKIGTEEIQLSQKENKLLTLFALHPNEMLERDHLLKEIWEDEGVFVGRSLDMFVSKLRKKLLQDPNIQLKNIRGRGYVLQVN